The genome window TTCCTCGGCCTGTGCAGTCACGAATATTTTCATACCTGGAATATTAAGCGCATTAAGCCGGCAGCGTTTTTACCCTATGAACTGCAGAGCGAGAGTTATACCCAGCAGTTGTGGGCCTTTGAGGGTATTACTTCCTATTATGATGACCTGGCGCTGGTGCGCAGCGGCTGCATCACGCCGCAGGCCTATCTGCAGGCCTTGGCCCAGACCATCACCCGGGTCCGGCGTACCCCCGGCCGGTTCAAACAGAGCGTGGCCGAATCCAGTTTCGACGCCTGGACCAAGTTTTACCGCCAGGACGAAAACGCCCCCAATGCCATCGTCAGCTACTACAGCAAGGGCAGCTTGATCGCCTTGGCCTTAGATCTGATCTTACGTCGCAACAGCGATGGCGCAACCTCGCTGGATGACCTGATGCGCCGGCTATGGCTGGACTACGGCAAACCGGCAATCGGCGTTCCAGAGGGGGAGATCGAGCGCCTGGCCAGCGAACTGGCCGGCACGGATTTGTCGGATTTCTTCGGGCGCTATGTCCACGGCACCGAGGATCCCCCCTTGGCCGAGTTGCTCGAAAGCGTCGGCGTAGAATTCATTCTGCGTCCCGCCGAGTCGGTCGCCGATAGCGGCGGCAAGGCCAGTTCGCTATCCATCGAACAGCTGGCTGCCCGGCCGTATTTGGGGGTCAAGACCGCGGCCGAGGCCGGCAATCTAAAGCTCGCCAATGTGTTCACAGGCAGTGCCGCGATGCAGGCCGGTCTGTCCGCCGGGGATGTGTTGATTGCGCTGGACGGGCTGAAAGTCACGACCACCAATCTGGAAAAACTGCTGCGTCAATACCGCATCGGCGCGACGGTGGAGATCCACGCCTTCCGCCGCGACGAGTTGATGACATTCCAAGCCACGCTGCAAGCCCCGCCGCAGGATACGGTTGAGCTCAGGATGTTGCCGGACATCGATCCTGGCACCGAGGCGAAACGCAAGCACTGGCTCACCCGGTGAGAAATGCGGGCTAGGTCTGGAATAGGGACGCCGGCTGGTTTTTGCGCGGCACCTGTTCCAGTCGCCAGTGTGTAATGGCCCAATGCCATAACTCATCCAGCTGCGCGTCGACCAGTTCCCGCGGCGGCTGCTGATTGAGGAAACGCAGCACCTGAACCAGCACCGTTTGCGGCCGTTGCTCATGGATACTGGCCGCGCCCGTCTGTTTGCTGAGTTTCTGTCCGTCGACCGTCACCGCCACCGGCAGGTGGGCATAGCGCGGCGTCGGCACCCCCAAGAGACGTTGCAGATGAATTTGACGCGGTGTGTTGTCGAGCAGATCGGCGCCGCGTACCACCTCGGTGATGTGCTGCTCGGCATCGTCCACCACCACTGCCAGTTGATAGGCGAATAGGCGGTCTGCGCGGCGCACCACAAAATCGCCGATCTCTGATTCGATGCGCTGCTCGAAATGGCCCAGCAGGGCGTCATCGAAGCTGATGGGGGTGTCATGGGTTAATACCCGTAAAGCGCGGGGTTGTTTGTCCTTGGCCAGGCCGTCGCGGCACATGCCTTGATAAATCGGCCCGTAACGACCGGCAATAGCATTGGCCGCGATTTCGCGCCGGCTGCAGCCGCAGGCATAGACCCGCCCCTGGGCCGATAAGCCTTGTAGCGCCGTGCGGTAGACCTCGCTGCGCTGGCTCTGATACAGCACGTGTTCATCCCAGTGCAGGCCGAAGCGCTCCAGGGCGCGCAGGATGGCGGCGGCGGCGCCCGGCGTCTCGCGTGGCGGGTCCAGATCCTCCATGCGCACCAGCCAGCGGCCGCCCTGCTGCCGTGCCTGT of Candidatus Tenderia electrophaga contains these proteins:
- a CDS encoding peptidase M61 — encoded protein: MHYQIVAADPAAHLFQISCQIAKPDPIGQVVSLPAWIPGSYMVRDFAKNIVNISAYCRGESVPLEKFDKATWRAAPCSGPLLIEYEVYAWDLSVRTAHLDQTHAYFNGTSVFLRVWGQDDIPCTVELLPPQKPVIGHWRVATTLQPAGAECYAFGVYQAENYDELIDHPVEMADFTLASFSAGGVPHDVVLTGKHGADMDRLCVDLAKICQTHIDLFGELPPMERYLFQAMVVGDGYGGLEHRSSTSLLISREDLPRKGEGGAVSDDYRTFLGLCSHEYFHTWNIKRIKPAAFLPYELQSESYTQQLWAFEGITSYYDDLALVRSGCITPQAYLQALAQTITRVRRTPGRFKQSVAESSFDAWTKFYRQDENAPNAIVSYYSKGSLIALALDLILRRNSDGATSLDDLMRRLWLDYGKPAIGVPEGEIERLASELAGTDLSDFFGRYVHGTEDPPLAELLESVGVEFILRPAESVADSGGKASSLSIEQLAARPYLGVKTAAEAGNLKLANVFTGSAAMQAGLSAGDVLIALDGLKVTTTNLEKLLRQYRIGATVEIHAFRRDELMTFQATLQAPPQDTVELRMLPDIDPGTEAKRKHWLTR
- a CDS encoding glutamyl-Q tRNA(Asp) ligase: MSQHIEYRGRFAPSPTGALHFGSMVAAVGSYLQARQQGGRWLVRMEDLDPPRETPGAAAAILRALERFGLHWDEHVLYQSQRSEVYRTALQGLSAQGRVYACGCSRREIAANAIAGRYGPIYQGMCRDGLAKDKQPRALRVLTHDTPISFDDALLGHFEQRIESEIGDFVVRRADRLFAYQLAVVVDDAEQHITEVVRGADLLDNTPRQIHLQRLLGVPTPRYAHLPVAVTVDGQKLSKQTGAASIHEQRPQTVLVQVLRFLNQQPPRELVDAQLDELWHWAITHWRLEQVPRKNQPASLFQT